In Longimicrobium sp., the genomic window CACAGGGTCGGCCCGTAGGCGGGGGAAGCGAGCGACCCGGCGGCGAGCGAAGCGTGCATCCCCGCGGTCTCCTCCGTCTGCACGCCGACGACGCGGATTCCGCCGACGGCCCGGGCGAACACCCCCACGCCGCCGATCATCCCCCCGCCGCCCACGGGGACGATGATCGTCTTCACATCCGGCAGATCCTCGACGATCTCCAGTCCCACGGTCCCCTGACCCGCCACGACAGCCGGGTCGCTGAACGCGTGCACGTACCAGGCGCCGGTGACGGACGCGTACTCCTCGGCCGCGATGGCCGTCTCGTCCCAGCCGCCCTCCACCTCGCG contains:
- a CDS encoding pyridoxal-phosphate dependent enzyme — protein: REVEGGWDETAIAAEEYASVTGAWYVHAFSDPAVVAGQGTVGLEIVEDLPDVKTIIVPVGGGGMIGGVGVFARAVGGIRVVGVQTEETAGMHASLAAGSLASPAYGPTLCEGLSGDVDERSLALAREVVDDLVLVSEASVRRAVRALFVEEGLVAEGSAAVAAAALMEGAVPGLDGPVALVLTGGNLDARRLAEILSDDS